One part of the Mycolicibacterium aromaticivorans JS19b1 = JCM 16368 genome encodes these proteins:
- a CDS encoding carboxyl transferase domain-containing protein has product MSRIGAAELRDAALDHGSFRSWDSAPLDVGADDAYAGELERARAKTGFDEAVLTGEGTVHGRRVAVVACEFDFLAGSIGVAAAERVTAAIERATAEKLPLLASPSSGGTRMQEGTVAFLQMVKIAAAVTQHKRAHLPYLVYLRHPTTGGVFASWGSLGHITAAQPGALIGFLGPRVYEQLYAEPFPAGVQTAENLLRHGIIDAVVGIEALRATLNRALKVITDAPGPPPAALPDEPIPDVPAWESVVASRRPDRPGVSWLLREGATDRVALSGTHGDAATTALALARFGDQPAVVVGQQRVVGGVVGPAALREARRGMALAAGLKLPLVLVIDTAGPALSAEAEQGGLAGEIARCVSDLVTLDTPTVSVLLGQGSGGPALAMVPADRVLAAQHGWLAPLPPEGASAIVFRDTDHAPELAAAQGVRSLDLLRNGIVDTIVPEHPDAADEPVEFAHRLSVAIAREIHDLRETSAEQRYTARLARYRRIGLESR; this is encoded by the coding sequence GTGAGCCGGATCGGGGCTGCCGAACTACGCGACGCCGCACTGGACCATGGTTCCTTCCGGAGCTGGGACAGCGCGCCGCTGGATGTCGGCGCCGACGACGCGTACGCCGGTGAGCTCGAACGGGCTCGCGCCAAGACCGGCTTCGACGAGGCGGTGCTGACCGGCGAAGGCACAGTCCACGGCCGCCGGGTCGCGGTCGTGGCCTGCGAATTCGACTTCCTTGCCGGGTCCATCGGGGTGGCCGCCGCCGAACGCGTCACCGCGGCGATCGAACGGGCGACCGCCGAGAAGTTGCCGCTGCTGGCGTCGCCGAGTTCGGGTGGCACCCGCATGCAGGAGGGCACCGTCGCGTTCCTGCAGATGGTGAAGATCGCCGCGGCCGTCACCCAGCACAAGCGGGCACACCTGCCGTATCTGGTGTACCTGCGGCATCCGACGACCGGCGGGGTGTTCGCATCCTGGGGCTCGCTGGGCCACATCACCGCCGCGCAGCCCGGTGCGCTCATCGGATTTCTCGGGCCGCGGGTGTACGAGCAGCTCTACGCCGAACCGTTCCCCGCCGGCGTGCAGACCGCGGAGAACCTGTTGCGGCACGGCATAATTGACGCGGTCGTCGGCATCGAAGCACTGCGCGCGACGTTGAACCGCGCCCTGAAGGTCATCACCGATGCCCCGGGTCCCCCGCCGGCGGCGCTACCCGACGAGCCGATCCCCGACGTCCCGGCGTGGGAGTCCGTCGTCGCATCGCGGCGTCCGGACCGGCCGGGGGTGAGCTGGCTACTGCGCGAAGGCGCGACGGACCGAGTAGCGCTGTCCGGCACGCACGGCGATGCGGCCACCACGGCGCTGGCACTGGCCCGGTTCGGCGATCAGCCTGCCGTCGTCGTCGGTCAGCAACGCGTTGTCGGCGGGGTGGTGGGGCCCGCGGCTTTGCGTGAAGCCCGCCGCGGCATGGCGCTTGCCGCCGGGCTGAAGCTGCCCCTGGTGCTGGTGATCGACACCGCCGGCCCCGCGCTGTCGGCGGAGGCCGAACAGGGCGGGCTGGCCGGCGAGATCGCCCGTTGTGTCTCGGATTTGGTCACGCTGGACACCCCGACGGTGTCGGTGCTCCTGGGCCAGGGCAGCGGCGGCCCCGCGCTGGCGATGGTTCCGGCCGACCGGGTACTGGCCGCCCAGCACGGTTGGCTGGCGCCGCTGCCGCCGGAAGGCGCGAGCGCCATCGTATTCCGCGACACCGACCACGCCCCGGAACTGGCTGCGGCACAAGGTGTCCGGTCGCTGGACCTGCTGCGCAACGGCATCGTCGACACGATCGTGCCCGAGCATCCAGATGCCGCGGACGAGCCGGTGGAGTTCGCGCACCGACTGTCCGTGGCGATCGCGCGCGAGATCCATGATCTGCGCGAGACCTCCGCGGAGCAGCGGTACACCGCCCGGCTGGCGCGCTACCGGCGAATCGGCCTCGAGTCGCGCTGA
- a CDS encoding alpha/beta hydrolase yields the protein MIARTFSTPRHTTHYLESGPADGPLMVFLHGWPSIGLIWHAQMEAFSADGWHCVAPDLRGYGGSSVPAAGDAYAIEDIVADMVEFHDHLGGESAIWVGHDWGSIVAGALTAHEPKRSRGVVLTSWAYFPDANSLATLVPLVDREIYPADEYPDGQWDYYRYYTTHFDAAVADLDADRAATLASVYRRGSPDAVGKVSPTAVVTRNGGRFGSAHRAPPTAADPALWPPADFAMLVQAFETRGFRGSCAWYTNDEANIAYARGAPDGGRLSQPVLFVNGEWDPICSITGNRQGEPMRAACARLAVTRLAGGHWLPVECKGELVEAIRSWLRSNNL from the coding sequence GTGATCGCCCGAACCTTCAGCACGCCGCGTCACACGACCCACTACCTCGAAAGCGGGCCCGCCGACGGCCCGTTGATGGTGTTCCTGCACGGCTGGCCGAGTATCGGGCTGATCTGGCATGCCCAGATGGAGGCCTTCTCCGCCGACGGCTGGCACTGCGTCGCCCCTGATCTGCGGGGCTACGGAGGCTCATCGGTGCCTGCGGCCGGTGACGCCTACGCCATCGAAGACATCGTCGCCGACATGGTGGAATTTCACGATCACCTCGGCGGCGAATCCGCGATCTGGGTCGGCCACGACTGGGGAAGCATCGTGGCGGGCGCCCTGACCGCGCACGAACCCAAGCGGAGCCGCGGAGTCGTGCTGACATCGTGGGCGTACTTCCCCGACGCGAACAGTCTGGCCACCCTGGTACCGCTCGTTGATCGGGAGATCTACCCCGCCGACGAGTACCCCGACGGTCAATGGGATTACTACCGCTACTACACAACACATTTCGACGCTGCGGTCGCCGATCTCGACGCAGACCGCGCGGCCACCTTGGCCTCGGTGTACCGGCGCGGCAGCCCTGACGCGGTCGGAAAGGTTTCGCCGACGGCGGTGGTCACGCGTAACGGGGGACGTTTCGGGTCCGCGCACCGCGCCCCGCCGACGGCCGCCGACCCGGCGCTGTGGCCACCGGCCGATTTCGCGATGCTGGTCCAGGCGTTCGAGACCCGCGGGTTTCGAGGCTCCTGCGCCTGGTACACGAACGACGAGGCCAACATCGCCTATGCCCGTGGGGCGCCCGACGGCGGCCGACTGTCGCAACCGGTGCTGTTCGTCAACGGCGAGTGGGATCCCATCTGCAGCATCACCGGCAATCGCCAAGGCGAGCCGATGCGCGCGGCGTGTGCGCGCCTCGCGGTGACCCGGCTGGCAGGCGGACACTGGCTGCCGGTGGAATGCAAAGGCGAGCTCGTCGAGGCCATTCGTTCCTGGCTCCGCAGCAACAACCTCTGA
- a CDS encoding ABC transporter ATP-binding protein, producing MTATEWRGRLDEEPDDLPIDEARPRKREARALLGSLLAPFKATVALLALVVVVENAARLSVPLLVQRGIDHAIPPLLAGGPARELIIVVAVLCGVVCVQAISRMTFLKRSGRIGQSVLLEVRRRVFRHFQRLDVAFHDRYTSGRVVSRLTNDVDAIQDMLETGFDSLITAVLTLFGTAILLVTLDVKLGLMCLAAFPILVALVWWFSAESAKTYRRVRESAALVIVQFVETMTGIKAVQAYRRGPRNQEIFDDVADRYRFDNERTFRLLAIFMPAVKLVGNLTTGVVLLYGGYRVLHGEMTIGTLAAFLLYLRMFFEPMQEISQFFNTFQSASSALEKLAGVLAQKPAIADPPVPVHLDRINGEIAFRDVQFNYVPARPVLPGLSLVVPAGQTVALVGTTGAGKTTIAKLIARFYDPTSGAVTLDGVDLRDFAQSDLRRHVVMVTQENFLFSGTVADNIRFGRPSASDAEVHAAAVAVGADEFIDALPDGYDTDVATRGGRLSAGQRQLVAFARAFLADPAVLILDEATSSLDIPSERLVQRALRTVLADRTALIIAHRLSTVEIADRVLVLEHGRIVEDGPPSELVDAEGRYAALHRAWLESLA from the coding sequence ATGACCGCCACCGAATGGCGGGGGCGGCTCGACGAGGAACCCGACGACCTGCCGATCGACGAGGCCAGGCCGCGTAAACGTGAGGCCCGTGCGCTGCTGGGTTCGCTGCTCGCGCCGTTCAAGGCGACGGTCGCGCTGCTCGCGCTCGTCGTCGTGGTGGAAAACGCTGCGCGGCTGTCGGTTCCGCTTCTGGTCCAGCGCGGTATCGATCACGCCATCCCACCGCTGCTGGCCGGTGGTCCGGCGCGCGAACTGATCATCGTCGTCGCGGTGCTCTGCGGTGTGGTGTGCGTGCAGGCGATCAGCCGGATGACGTTCCTGAAGCGCTCCGGCCGCATCGGCCAGAGTGTGCTGCTGGAGGTGCGCCGCCGGGTGTTCCGGCACTTCCAGCGCCTCGACGTGGCCTTCCACGACCGCTACACCTCCGGCCGGGTGGTCAGCCGGTTGACCAACGATGTCGACGCCATCCAGGACATGCTGGAGACCGGCTTCGACAGCCTGATCACCGCGGTGCTGACGTTGTTCGGCACCGCGATCCTGCTGGTCACCCTCGACGTGAAGCTGGGCCTGATGTGCCTGGCCGCCTTCCCGATCCTCGTGGCGCTGGTGTGGTGGTTCTCGGCCGAGTCGGCCAAGACCTATCGCCGCGTGCGGGAGAGCGCCGCGCTGGTGATCGTGCAGTTCGTCGAGACGATGACGGGCATCAAAGCGGTCCAGGCCTACCGGCGCGGGCCGCGCAATCAGGAGATCTTCGACGACGTCGCCGACCGGTACCGCTTCGACAACGAACGGACCTTCCGGCTGCTGGCGATCTTCATGCCCGCGGTCAAGCTGGTCGGCAACCTGACCACCGGCGTGGTGTTGCTCTACGGCGGCTACCGGGTGTTGCACGGCGAGATGACGATCGGCACCCTGGCGGCGTTCCTGCTGTATCTGCGGATGTTCTTCGAGCCGATGCAGGAGATCTCGCAGTTCTTCAACACCTTCCAGTCGGCATCCAGTGCGCTGGAGAAGCTTGCCGGCGTGCTGGCCCAGAAGCCGGCGATCGCGGACCCGCCTGTGCCGGTGCACCTCGACCGGATCAACGGCGAAATCGCCTTCCGCGACGTGCAATTCAACTATGTGCCGGCCCGGCCGGTGTTGCCCGGGCTGTCGCTGGTCGTGCCGGCCGGGCAGACCGTCGCGCTGGTCGGCACCACTGGTGCGGGTAAGACCACGATCGCCAAGCTGATCGCCCGGTTCTACGACCCGACCTCGGGTGCGGTCACCCTCGACGGTGTCGATCTGCGGGACTTCGCGCAAAGCGACCTGCGCCGCCACGTCGTGATGGTGACCCAGGAGAACTTCCTGTTCTCCGGGACCGTCGCCGACAACATCCGGTTCGGCCGCCCGTCGGCGTCGGACGCCGAGGTGCACGCCGCCGCGGTCGCGGTCGGGGCCGACGAGTTCATCGACGCGCTGCCCGACGGCTACGACACCGACGTCGCCACCCGCGGGGGGCGGCTGTCGGCCGGGCAGCGGCAGTTGGTCGCGTTCGCACGGGCATTCCTCGCCGACCCCGCGGTGCTGATCCTCGACGAAGCGACGTCGTCGCTGGACATCCCCAGCGAGCGGCTGGTGCAGCGCGCGCTGCGCACCGTGCTGGCCGACCGGACGGCGCTGATCATCGCCCACCGGTTGTCGACCGTCGAAATCGCCGACCGGGTGCTGGTGCTGGAGCACGGGCGCATCGTCGAGGACGGACCGCCCAGTGAGCTCGTCGACGCGGAAGGCCGCTACGCCGCCCTGCACCGAGCGTGGCTGGAATCGCTGGCGTGA
- a CDS encoding ABC transporter ATP-binding protein: MSDWALRFSGVGDEGNGGVDEVTSEIVSEPAIAAPRTTTRAATDLFRLLPYLMPYRARWIAMLVIAISSLAATVAIPLMTKAVIDGPVRHQDQRALWVVGAAAMAVGVTEAVLWFIRRWLVSRATMGVEADIRKDLYARLQILPMSFHGRWQSGQLLSRIMNDLNVIRRLLSFGLVFLILNILQITVVTIILLAMYWPLGVVVLVSIAPITLIVLHFERTFTQLARQAQDQAGHVATHVEESALGLRAVKSFGRENYVYDRFDEQASTLYDTQIQKVAVSARFWTLLEVIPNLTLIVVLGFGAYAAGHGLVTMGTLVAFITMMLSLVWPIASLGFLLSMTQEAMTAANRIAEIFDAPREITDGPCRVAPRGGRLELDDVGFRFPDSESWALRHVTVTVEPGETLALVGATGSGKSVLAGLLPRLYDVTEGAIRIDGTDIRELSLDALRTTVATAFEDPTLFSMSVAENLRLGRPEASEDELRSAVEIAAAQFVYDLPYGLQTRIGEQGMSLSGGQRQRLSLARAILAAPRVLVLDDTLSALDVHTEAVVTEALGRVLAGVTAVVVAHRASTVLLADKVALLDTVDGAGTITHIGTHAELLATVPRYRFLLAADDELDDGSEVRCDWEDDDERHRLDHAYEEACEQRGATRRTSDYLASEGRQR; the protein is encoded by the coding sequence ATGTCGGACTGGGCGCTTAGGTTCAGCGGTGTCGGTGACGAGGGAAATGGTGGGGTGGACGAGGTGACTTCCGAAATCGTGTCGGAACCGGCCATCGCCGCGCCGCGCACGACCACCCGGGCCGCCACCGATCTGTTCCGGTTGTTGCCCTACCTGATGCCGTACCGCGCACGGTGGATCGCGATGCTCGTCATCGCGATCAGCAGCCTGGCGGCCACCGTCGCGATCCCGTTGATGACCAAGGCGGTGATCGACGGACCGGTCCGCCACCAGGACCAGCGGGCACTGTGGGTGGTCGGCGCCGCCGCGATGGCAGTCGGCGTCACCGAGGCGGTGCTGTGGTTCATCCGCCGCTGGCTGGTGTCCCGGGCCACCATGGGTGTCGAGGCCGACATCCGTAAAGACCTCTACGCCCGGCTGCAGATCCTGCCGATGTCGTTTCACGGCCGCTGGCAATCGGGCCAGCTGCTGTCGCGAATCATGAACGATCTCAACGTGATTCGACGGTTACTGTCATTCGGACTGGTCTTCCTGATCCTCAACATCCTGCAGATCACCGTCGTCACCATCATCCTGCTGGCGATGTACTGGCCGCTCGGTGTCGTCGTACTGGTCTCGATCGCGCCGATCACCCTGATCGTGCTGCACTTCGAGCGCACCTTCACCCAACTGGCCCGGCAGGCCCAGGACCAGGCCGGCCATGTCGCCACCCACGTCGAGGAGTCGGCGCTGGGGCTGCGCGCGGTGAAGTCCTTCGGTCGGGAGAACTACGTGTACGACCGCTTCGATGAGCAGGCAAGCACGCTGTACGACACCCAGATCCAGAAGGTCGCGGTGTCGGCGAGGTTCTGGACGTTGCTCGAGGTGATCCCCAACCTCACGCTGATCGTGGTGCTGGGCTTCGGTGCGTATGCCGCCGGGCACGGCCTGGTCACCATGGGCACGCTGGTCGCGTTCATCACGATGATGCTGTCGCTGGTGTGGCCGATCGCTTCGCTGGGTTTCCTGCTGTCGATGACGCAGGAGGCGATGACGGCGGCCAACCGGATCGCCGAGATCTTCGACGCCCCGCGGGAGATCACCGACGGGCCCTGCAGGGTCGCGCCGCGCGGCGGGCGCCTGGAGCTGGACGACGTGGGTTTTCGGTTCCCTGACTCAGAGTCCTGGGCGTTGCGGCACGTCACCGTGACCGTCGAACCGGGCGAGACGCTGGCGCTGGTGGGCGCCACCGGTTCGGGCAAATCGGTGCTGGCCGGTCTCCTGCCGCGGCTCTACGACGTCACCGAGGGTGCGATCCGCATCGACGGCACCGACATCCGCGAGCTGTCCCTGGATGCGTTGCGCACCACCGTCGCCACCGCGTTCGAGGACCCGACGTTGTTCTCCATGTCGGTCGCAGAGAACCTCCGGCTCGGAAGGCCGGAGGCGTCCGAGGACGAGCTGCGCAGCGCTGTCGAGATCGCCGCCGCGCAGTTCGTCTACGACCTGCCGTACGGTCTGCAGACCCGGATCGGGGAACAGGGCATGAGCCTGTCCGGTGGTCAGCGGCAACGGCTTTCGTTGGCCCGCGCCATCCTGGCCGCACCGCGGGTCCTGGTGCTCGACGACACGCTGTCCGCGCTCGACGTGCACACCGAGGCTGTGGTCACCGAGGCTCTCGGGCGGGTGCTGGCCGGTGTCACGGCCGTCGTGGTCGCGCACCGCGCCTCGACGGTCCTGCTGGCCGACAAGGTCGCGCTGCTCGACACCGTCGACGGCGCGGGCACGATCACGCATATCGGCACCCACGCAGAACTGCTCGCCACCGTTCCGCGCTACCGCTTCCTGCTCGCCGCCGACGACGAGCTCGACGACGGGAGCGAGGTGCGCTGCGACTGGGAGGACGACGACGAGCGCCACCGGCTGGATCACGCCTATGAGGAGGCGTGCGAGCAGCGGGGCGCCACCCGGCGTACGTCCGACTACCTGGCGTCGGAGGGCCGGCAGCGATGA
- a CDS encoding response regulator transcription factor: protein MDSSSAAPRVLVVDDDPDVLASLDRGLRLSGFEVSTAVDGAEALRSATETKPDAIILDINMPVLDGVSVVTALRAMDNDVPVCVLSARSSVDDRVAGLEAGADDYLVKPFVLAELVARVKALLRRRGATATFSSETIQVGPLEVDIPGRRARVNGVDVDLTKREFDLLAVLAEHKTAVLSRAQLLELVWGYDFAADTNVVDVFIGYLRRKLEAGGAPRLLHTVRGVGFVLRTQ, encoded by the coding sequence ATGGACAGTAGTTCAGCCGCACCCCGAGTACTGGTGGTCGACGACGATCCCGACGTGCTCGCCTCGCTCGACCGCGGTCTGCGGCTCTCCGGATTCGAGGTCTCCACCGCCGTCGACGGCGCCGAAGCCCTTCGCTCGGCCACCGAAACCAAACCGGACGCGATCATCCTCGACATCAACATGCCGGTGCTCGACGGTGTCAGCGTGGTGACCGCACTTCGTGCGATGGACAACGACGTGCCGGTCTGTGTGCTCTCGGCGCGCAGTTCGGTCGACGACCGGGTCGCCGGCCTGGAGGCCGGCGCCGACGACTACCTGGTCAAACCATTCGTGCTGGCCGAGTTGGTGGCCCGGGTCAAGGCACTGCTGCGCCGCCGGGGCGCCACCGCCACGTTCTCCTCGGAGACCATCCAGGTGGGTCCCCTGGAGGTCGACATCCCCGGTCGGCGGGCCAGGGTCAACGGTGTCGACGTCGACCTGACGAAACGCGAGTTCGACCTGCTGGCCGTCCTCGCCGAGCACAAGACCGCGGTCTTGTCCCGTGCGCAGCTCCTCGAGCTGGTGTGGGGCTACGACTTCGCCGCCGACACCAACGTGGTCGACGTCTTCATCGGTTACCTGCGCCGCAAGCTCGAGGCGGGCGGCGCACCCCGACTGCTGCACACCGTGCGCGGCGTCGGTTTCGTGCTGCGCACCCAGTGA
- a CDS encoding sensor histidine kinase — protein MTLPRIFRRTPSLRTRVAFATAIGAAIVVTIVGAIVWVGITNDRLERLDRRLDEAAGFAVPFVPRGLDQIPPSPNDQDVVITVRRGDQVRSNSDVVLPRLNSDYGTADVDGVRYRVRTVELSYPEATSLEVGATFDDTIADTNNLHRRVLIICVFAVCAAALLGWALATFAVRPLRRLAAQTREIQAGDKAPDVEIGGATEAVEIGEAIKGLLERIWTEQDRTQAALASARDFAAVSAHELRTPLTAMRTNLEVLATLDMTDEQRKEVLSDVVRTQTRIEATLGALERLAQGELSTEADQVPVDITELLDRAAHDAMRVYPDLEVTLVPSPTCIIIGLPAGLRLAVDNAIANAVKHGGATRVQLSAVSSRDGVDIAIDDNGSGVPESERTAVFERFARGSTASHSGSGLGLALVAQQAEIHGGTAVLDDSPLGGARLMLRLPAPS, from the coding sequence GTGACGCTGCCGCGCATCTTCCGCCGCACGCCATCGCTTCGCACCCGGGTCGCGTTCGCGACGGCGATCGGTGCGGCGATCGTCGTCACGATCGTCGGCGCCATCGTCTGGGTCGGGATCACCAACGACCGCCTGGAGCGACTCGACCGACGACTCGACGAGGCGGCGGGCTTCGCCGTCCCATTCGTGCCCCGCGGTCTCGATCAGATCCCGCCGTCACCCAATGACCAGGACGTGGTGATCACCGTCCGTCGCGGCGATCAGGTCCGGTCCAACTCCGATGTCGTGCTGCCGCGGCTGAACTCCGACTACGGCACCGCCGATGTCGACGGGGTGCGCTACCGGGTGCGCACGGTCGAACTCTCCTACCCGGAGGCCACCAGCCTGGAGGTGGGCGCCACCTTCGACGACACCATCGCCGACACCAACAATCTGCACCGCCGGGTGCTGATCATCTGTGTGTTCGCCGTCTGCGCCGCAGCGCTGCTGGGCTGGGCACTGGCCACCTTCGCGGTGCGGCCGCTGCGGCGCCTCGCCGCTCAGACCCGGGAGATCCAGGCCGGCGACAAGGCACCCGACGTCGAGATCGGCGGAGCCACCGAGGCGGTGGAGATCGGCGAGGCGATCAAGGGTCTGCTGGAACGGATCTGGACCGAACAGGACCGGACGCAGGCGGCGCTCGCCTCGGCGCGGGACTTCGCCGCGGTGTCAGCCCACGAGCTGCGGACACCCCTGACCGCGATGCGCACCAACCTCGAGGTGCTGGCCACCCTGGACATGACCGACGAACAGCGCAAGGAAGTGCTCAGCGATGTCGTGCGTACCCAGACCCGGATCGAGGCGACCCTCGGTGCGCTGGAACGCCTTGCCCAGGGCGAACTTTCGACCGAAGCCGACCAGGTCCCGGTCGACATCACCGAGCTGCTCGACCGCGCCGCACACGACGCCATGCGGGTGTACCCCGACCTCGAGGTGACGCTGGTGCCGTCACCGACCTGCATCATCATCGGCCTGCCCGCCGGCCTCCGCCTGGCGGTGGACAATGCGATCGCCAACGCGGTCAAACACGGTGGCGCGACGCGGGTGCAACTCTCGGCGGTCAGCTCACGCGATGGTGTGGACATCGCGATAGACGACAACGGTTCCGGCGTCCCGGAGTCTGAGCGCACGGCGGTGTTCGAACGCTTCGCCCGTGGGTCGACAGCGTCACACTCCGGGTCCGGACTCGGCCTGGCGTTGGTCGCACAGCAAGCCGAAATCCATGGCGGCACAGCCGTGTTGGATGACAGTCCGCTCGGCGGCGCGCGACTGATGCTGCGGTTGCCCGCACCCTCCTAG
- a CDS encoding SDR family NAD(P)-dependent oxidoreductase: MPATPSAFDLSGQVALVTGSSSELGIGFASARLLGQLGAAVMVTGTTGRVHQRAEELAAEGIRAQAHIADLFDRDAADGLVEATQLAFGKLDILVNNAGLASVNSPEEPNSLMVMTDEEWSLALRRNLDSAFFVTRAALPGMVERGYGRVVHVGSTAGVLTAYTGDVGYHTAKAAMLGMTRSMSVDYAKNGITANLVLPGWIATAAQLPSEVAAGNATPIGRSATADEVAAGVAFLATPGASYVTGTTLIIDGGNAICGATPAA, encoded by the coding sequence ATGCCCGCTACGCCAAGCGCGTTTGACCTGAGCGGTCAGGTGGCTCTGGTCACCGGGTCGAGCAGTGAGCTCGGTATCGGCTTCGCCTCGGCGCGGCTGCTGGGTCAACTGGGTGCGGCGGTGATGGTGACCGGCACCACGGGTCGGGTGCATCAGCGAGCCGAGGAACTCGCCGCGGAGGGTATCCGGGCGCAGGCTCACATCGCCGACCTGTTCGACCGCGACGCGGCGGACGGTTTGGTCGAGGCCACCCAGCTTGCGTTCGGCAAGCTCGACATCCTGGTGAACAACGCCGGTCTGGCCTCGGTGAACAGCCCCGAGGAGCCGAATTCGCTGATGGTGATGACCGACGAGGAATGGTCACTTGCCTTGCGGCGCAATCTCGACAGCGCGTTCTTCGTCACCCGGGCGGCCTTGCCCGGAATGGTCGAACGCGGCTACGGCCGGGTGGTCCATGTCGGTTCGACGGCCGGCGTGCTGACCGCCTACACCGGCGACGTCGGATATCACACCGCGAAAGCCGCGATGCTGGGGATGACACGGTCGATGAGTGTCGACTACGCTAAGAACGGCATCACCGCCAACCTCGTGCTGCCCGGGTGGATCGCGACGGCCGCCCAGCTGCCCTCGGAGGTCGCCGCCGGGAACGCCACCCCGATCGGACGCTCGGCCACCGCCGACGAGGTGGCGGCCGGCGTCGCCTTCCTGGCCACCCCCGGGGCGTCCTATGTCACCGGCACCACCCTGATCATCGACGGCGGCAACGCGATCTGCGGGGCCACCCCGGCCGCCTAG
- a CDS encoding ABC transporter substrate-binding protein, with protein sequence MKLTSGIAPLALVALLFAGTACSGKTNSTNNTAAEASTVRTPLMSDPPPLDPDTFYQPEGLLIMTSTYQGLLQYAPGTTKIAPLLATKWAVTPDGLTYTFTLRDGVKFADGTPFDSAAAKASFQRRIDMNAGPAYMLADVKDMQTPDPHTFVVTLTKPVAPFLDYLASPYGPLMTSPTAVAQHATGNDHASAWLASHTAGTGPYELTDAVQASHYTMSANKNYWGPAPEITSVQMPVVTASAVQRLQLGNGELDMILHGLSKGDYEALAAGPDTEVLQQNALIKTMVMVNPASTVFASKDARAALSAALDQNALTTKVFGAQGSPSTQFYPTGMMPDGAVPDTHVYDPSKLAALGKNGGDVSIGYPSGDSSLQDLANQTQVILQTAGFKATVRDFPSAQLFALPQNPDQRPDLFAESWNPDAAHPDTFSRIYQYTNAPVNILGCTVPEADKLLDAGSAEPDPAKSQALYVDAGKAYRDSFCWINLTDLHNTVAARKGYSGWQSQPAWMWDTDFSTLKHQG encoded by the coding sequence ATGAAACTCACGTCGGGAATCGCACCGCTGGCGCTCGTCGCGCTGCTGTTCGCCGGAACGGCATGCTCGGGAAAGACCAACAGCACCAACAACACTGCCGCTGAGGCGTCGACGGTGCGCACTCCGCTGATGTCGGACCCGCCGCCGCTGGACCCCGACACGTTCTACCAGCCCGAGGGCCTGCTGATCATGACCTCGACCTACCAGGGACTACTCCAGTACGCGCCCGGCACGACGAAGATCGCACCCTTGCTGGCCACCAAGTGGGCCGTCACCCCGGACGGACTGACCTACACCTTCACCCTGCGTGACGGCGTCAAGTTCGCCGACGGCACCCCGTTCGACTCCGCGGCAGCCAAGGCCAGCTTCCAGCGGCGGATCGACATGAACGCCGGCCCGGCCTATATGCTCGCCGACGTCAAGGACATGCAGACGCCGGACCCGCACACCTTCGTGGTCACCCTCACCAAACCCGTTGCGCCCTTTCTGGATTACCTCGCATCCCCGTACGGCCCGCTGATGACCAGCCCGACCGCCGTTGCGCAGCATGCCACCGGCAACGACCACGCCTCGGCGTGGCTGGCCTCGCACACCGCGGGGACCGGTCCCTACGAGCTGACCGACGCCGTGCAGGCCAGCCACTACACGATGAGTGCGAACAAGAACTACTGGGGCCCGGCGCCGGAGATCACCTCGGTGCAGATGCCGGTGGTGACCGCCTCCGCGGTACAGCGTCTACAGCTCGGCAACGGCGAGCTCGACATGATCCTGCACGGGTTGTCCAAGGGCGACTACGAGGCACTGGCAGCTGGGCCCGACACCGAGGTACTGCAGCAGAATGCGCTGATCAAGACCATGGTCATGGTGAATCCGGCGTCGACGGTCTTCGCCTCGAAGGACGCCCGAGCGGCATTGTCTGCCGCACTCGACCAGAATGCCTTGACCACAAAGGTTTTCGGTGCGCAAGGGTCGCCGTCCACGCAGTTCTATCCGACCGGGATGATGCCGGACGGGGCGGTACCCGACACGCACGTCTATGACCCGTCGAAGCTGGCCGCACTCGGCAAGAATGGCGGTGACGTCTCGATCGGCTATCCGTCCGGCGACAGCAGCCTGCAGGACCTGGCCAACCAGACCCAGGTGATCCTGCAGACCGCGGGCTTCAAGGCCACAGTCCGCGACTTCCCGTCGGCACAGCTGTTCGCTCTGCCGCAAAACCCGGACCAGCGCCCTGACCTGTTCGCGGAGTCGTGGAATCCGGATGCCGCACACCCCGATACCTTCTCGAGGATCTACCAATACACCAACGCACCGGTCAACATCCTGGGCTGCACGGTGCCCGAGGCCGACAAGCTCCTCGACGCCGGGAGCGCCGAACCGGACCCGGCCAAATCGCAGGCGCTCTACGTCGACGCGGGCAAGGCCTACCGCGACTCGTTCTGCTGGATCAACCTGACCGACCTGCACAACACGGTGGCCGCCCGCAAGGGCTACTCCGGGTGGCAGAGCCAGCCTGCCTGGATGTGGGACACCGACTTCTCCACCCTCAAGCACCAGGGATGA